The window atttagttttgttacttattaaggtatAAATGATTAAAGCTTGTCATTATGAATTTACTATAAAAATAAGTTATAGGATTTAGCGTAgagctttattattattatttttttatcgtGGATATATAGAAATTATGATTTATGGCATAATGATTTGAAACTATTTATTGAGTTGTAAACTAATAGTTGATGTACTAGTTATTTAACTTATAACTTGTAACTTGTTATGTGTTGTATATGGTAACCACAATTATAATTTAGAATTTGgttcttttgtttatttatttttatacgcTAACTACACTTATGTATTGTTAATGACTTAGAAATCGAATTTACAATGACTTTGAAAATGTAGATGTGGTGTTCTTTTATAATGCTTGAAATGTGAAACACTCTATTGACCAAGGTCCTctacataataatttatatttatatctgcAAGATGAAAACCAGGTGCTAACTGCTAAATACATCTCAAAtcacactttaaaaaaaaaagaatcagaTAAAAAACTGGTTGGACATACatttttcaaaagataaaataataataaagcatATTCTTTAACATactagaaaagaaagaaaaattgcAAGAAATCTACATGAATGAATATGGTTTTACCAAAAATTGGTTAATGATAAATCTGCTGCCAAAATTCTCAATGTAGATCATAAGTCTAGTAACATTACATTTCTAAGCAttacaaaagttaataaaatgCCATACAAAAATAACTCTTACCTATCATATCATTGCCCAGACCCGAAATCAGATCGAATATCCTCAGCTTCTGAGGACTAACCAACTGCATACTTCACACACACTGACCCCGACTTCAGCTGCCCTCCGTGGCTTGTTCTTTCGCCTGCTTCCATTATGTCTAAACCCCACAGATTTTGTTAGACCACAATCGTTTTTTGTGGGCCCCACACCGTTTTCATCATTTGCCAGGCTTTCTTTGGTTGATACAGAcggtttctttttcttgtttacgTTCTCTAACGGAGCTTCAAGTTTCGTGTCATCATTTTCACTGACCCTTTCAGACTCTTCTTCCTTTTGTGCCTTTGTGGGTCTTCCTCTACTACGCTTGGTAGGTAGCTTTTCTTCTTCCCCGCTTCCATCTTCACGATGAGCAACAATCGAACTTTTCTTTGATTTCCCCTTGTTAACCTTACCCATTGTTCAAATACTTAAACAGTACGAAATCTTGAACAAACTGTGGTGAGATCTGCAAGAAACGTGTAGATATATAGTCACATTTTGAGGAGTGGTAGCTAGACTCTTTGATGTATTTTACAATCACAAATATATACGTTCTTGCAGATGGGCTGGGAAAaatgtcaaaagtcaaaacaagtTCAGGTCGAAGTGGGTCATGCGTATGTACTAATCAAAGTAGAGTTATTACTAGTGTAATCTAAATCTTTGAATAAAGTCATTTAGAAGGCTTTATGCATATGCACTAAAAATACACTTCAGAAGGACTCTTAATCCACTTGAACTATTGAGTTCATCAGCCCCGCAACCTTTACAGCTAATCTTTTTTATTCGACACATTGAATAATAAGAAGAATCTACTCATTTATAATGAATTGATAATTGCCCAATGTTGGGACTAAAGAGGATGTCTGCATGCATCTTTGAATTAATTCAGAAAACCAGTTTTGTTGCACCAACTCCTTAGTTGCGTTTCAAAACTCGAATTTCTGGGAATGACAAAAATCAAATGGTTTGGCCTGATGAGCATGCATGATGTCACACATTGCAAAATAAAATGTTATCTTTGTTCACTCTACTAATTCACTCATTTCCAAATGGTTTTAAGTCACAAATAAGATGAAGTTTAAAAGTATACAGAAACACATTTAATTTACATGCAAGCCAAATCATTCACATTCATTGTTAGTgttacaaatatatttgatCCTTACTTAAATTTCATCATATTATCAAACTGTCCAAATCTAGGACTTCCATTATTTATGTCAAAGTAGGAAAATAATCATGAACCACTATATTTACTTCTTTGAATAAACATATAATAGTAAATAAATTTGTACGAAACAGAAGAAAAAAGGACCAAGAACAAAATCTAGCATCATCCATCATAAAAGTACAAATCTAGATTTTCTTCATTCTAAACCTTAGCCATAGTTTGAAGAACAACTAAAAGTAGGTTTAAGCCCTTTAAAGGATTTATAAATCTATGGTCAACAAACACTCACCAagtatatatcaaatattattctcaaaaaaagtcaaacatatTTTTACTTGGCTTTAGAACTGTATTTGATTAAACTGGTAAACTAATGATAAAAGAAGGAAATCTAATGTTAAAAATCTCAACTTTAAATCTTATCAAGTTAAGTTTTCTTCTTTCATGGCTTGATATCAATAAATAGCAACTACAAAAACATATAAAGATATCAAAGCTATAAAGACAACAAAAATCACAGAGCACAACAAGATTTaatctaataaatatattatcaataaaataaatcaacaaaaataaacataaacaaaaatccaGATAGATATAAGCTAAAATCCAAAGAAAGATGAAATCTTTATACAATCCAATATTAAAGAACACATACCAAATGAAGCTAAACCACCATTTGAATCTTTAACAAATACCCATTTCTGAAACAATATAGCAAtcattaacaaataaaataaatcatttgaaaatccaTGAAAAAGATTCTGGCTTTGTTATGAAGATGATATGATTTTTGAAGCAAGTAAATAAAGGTTCTTTATTGTAAGTTGTGTTAAGAGTGAAAGATTGGAGCTTTTTGATCTAAAGATGAAGAAATAATAAATCAGATGTGAAAAAGATTAAAGATTTATGGGATATGAATaaaggttttatttatttatctggTTTGAAAGAGAGATGAAGCAAACACAGAGAAGAGATGTGAGAGGGAGAGAGTTGATAAGCAGAAATCAGGACATTGTAATATAGTATACTAGTGGAGTAGTACTTGACTACTACAAATATAGTAGGGTAGAAAATAAGGGGAAAGGTGGAGGAAAACATGCAGTACTTATCTTAGGTATTTTAAGTAAAGCAGaagtgattatgtaaaatttagggagaatttatgtaaaattcagggggggttatgtatgtttattaaattcaaaggtttgaTATGTAagtcttttttttaatgtggcagtatctaagcttaggtaaagtctgtagtacggatcattttctcataaaataaatttatctaagaaataaacatttaataaaaataaattatataacaaaatgcttaacaataataaaatataaaaaatgattaagTTTACGAGCGATGTATGAAGGAGGTGAGATAGCTAGAGAGTGTAAAGAATTTTTGTATACTAACAtaaagggattaatcacgggaagatcaacgtactttcccatttgtacacggttgtccattatacttttttattgatgaggtttacccacatacttttcttttttgtacacggttgaccaatattaccgactatcacaggtaaaccggtcaactttgggtcaaccgtgtacaaaaaaaagagtatgtgggtaaacctcatcaataaaaagtatgatgggCAATTGTGTGCAAATGGAAAATACGTTGGTCTTTTCatgattaatcaaaaaaaatatgtagtgatgtatggctaaaaaaaatatcttttggATGATCCCGCATACTTAATACATGCGAATCTTTCTTACTAAAAAATGGATAATAACCAAATATTTCATACGAaacccaaaatacaaaaattttgaacattttgacgttgtggatgttgcatatcattgcaacccaataataatgaatgttggTGCTCGAcctcaaaacttgttttttcttcGTAACAAGGTCTTAAGACCCGTGCGTTGTACATCCgagatgaattatattattttcatttttaacgtgtggtttaaaaatgatctatattagAACGATGTTGAGTTATGTGTAAGAGTATAGTTATAATATGgacataattatgaaaatagaaaacaaggaaacaattgacaatataatatatagctGTCttgattaaaaagtacatgtttacgaacgttgattaaaatttgattaatcacgaaaagaccaacgtactttttcatttgtacacggttgcccatcatactttttattgatgaggtttacccacatactttttttgttgtacacggttgacccaaagttgaccggtttacctgtgatagtcggtaatattggtcaaccgtgtacaaaacaGAAAAGTATGGgggtaaaccttatcaataaaaaaatataatgggcaaccgtgtacaaatgggaaagtacgttggtcttcccgtgattaatctcTAATGTAAAtaacatattataatatatttatttatacttgGTGTGTTAGAAAGGTCTaggtaaaattaaattataaagataaacaattaaaaatgtATAATCAACGTCAAATTTGAATTAATACCGATAATAATAACAACGTACAAAAGTATACGAATCTTCAACATAATcataaaaacaataacaatatgcaaataaataaattaaaataatagattataaatatatatattatttttaattcattttagTGTTTAATAAATCTCAATctacaaacaaatacaaaaagtattgtccttttgaaaaaaaaaaatcttttggcTATTTTATTTATCTCTTTTGAGTTAAAATCTTTTGGGTATGTAATCATAAATCCGgccattaaaagaaaaaagaaagcaaaaaatgaaaacatgtaaaaaaaagaaaaaaacatatgatcTTAACAAAATGTATAACGGGTATTTGGTAGGATGGAATGAAAATAGTGAAAAATTAATGAGAAACACTTTGCTTGTTTTGTTGCATCAagtaataaaatcaaaaaggTAAAAGTGAGATCCGCTTCCATGCTCATCATTCCTCTCATTTTAGAATGGAAGGAATGATGAGAATGAAAtcaagttacttttttttttcacaagtttttattgtaattaaatttaattgtttatgttACGAtagaataattatattttgttaaattattttttcatatgaatttgtttattttttatattttttatacttattttcTGTTTGTACcaaataatgaaattatttcTCTTTCctatcaattttttttgttagattttctCAAGATGAAAAGAATGGTCAAGAATCAtgacatttgatttttattcaatGACCAAGATTTTTTAGAGAAGTAACTTGAAAGAATcctcatcaattttttttttaattcatttttattctttatgaTTATTTCTTATCATACATCCCGTTAGTTCTCAAACCACGGTTCAAAGTAACTATTCAATGAATAATGAACATCGATTGTAACGAAAATATAGATTAAAGATGATAACTCCCGATTTACGACAAGGTACAAGATAATTAATCATGCTCACAgatcaataataaaataaaatttttgctTTAAGATTTCtcttaaaaaaagtaaaatgacaTCAATAACTTGTATAATTTGTTATAAGACAATAAAAAGCCTAACaataacaagataaaaaaaagtgaGAAAAGAAAGACATGTATTGTAGACATTTATTATAAgacaataaaaagaataacaatacaatgtttttttttttgaacggtaaATCTTTGAAAGTGTTACTCGTAATTAATATACATTAACTTGATTTGGATCACTTCGtatatgtatcatgtatgtatatTGTAGACATTTGTTGTTTTAAATGAGAGTATATAGAATTAAGTGAAACACGGTTTTATTGATAACGTGTTGGGTGGGTGGATCAGCCGGGTGGGGTTCAATTTCAAAAAGCCCACACTTTACATTTCCCACCTGTCTGTCGGAGACTGGACTTTCTCTAAATTGCCCCTTAGTTGCTCTTCACTTTGAACATAGACATAAAAGTGTTGCAGGGGTATTTTTGACTTTTCGTTCAAGTGGACTGAAAGCCCACAGAGAGCAATGGTGTCTAGCTGTAATCTCCAAGACCATATTCTTTGCTTGTTATTTGGGAAATTATTTCTGCGCCCATTGATTTTGGTGCCTATGCAATGTGTACTTCTTTTACAGACCACATCGAAGTTATGAAACCCTCCCCAAATTCCACAATATCACATTTTGTTACTTTATAAGAtggaaaatgaaatttaaaaaataaataaataaataaaaatggaaaatgataaatcctttttTTACATACCACATTGAAGATTATTTGAttaggaagattaatcattttgaCCAACTCTAAATGGaactatatatttgttgatattTGTATTCAGTTACATAACAATTAAATGATACGAGTATTGATAACGTGACAACCTATAATTACATAATTATGAGTCCTGACTAATAAGTAACATCATGTAAAAAATAGTCATTAATGGTTCTCATAATGTGACCATTAACAAAATTGGCTTTTCGATGAAAAAGTAGAGCGTGTGGACGTATTACTCATGTTCTGCAAGTAACATTATATGTACGATAACACTAACCATGAAGTGAAATTGATACACACACAATATAACGTTATAAAATTTGACCTAGTTGGATATATTTCAGACTTCAGAGCACATGACCTTGAGAAATAGGCTTAAAGATGCTTACCAAAGAAGCTAATAAGTGTATGGTATTCTTTtactttgttaaaaaaaagtgattaCTACTGAAGTCTTGCATTTCTTGTCAGAAACTTGAATAATTTTCTTGTCAAATTGTAActaattcaaaacaaaaaaaattacaaagaaGTCTGGTCTTTACCAAACTGGCTAGTGTTATATTCTGCATACTGCATTCACCAATCTTCTAGCACTAATTGGTGCCACAGAATACATTTGTAAgtaaatatatactcgtataagaAAAGACTGTAGAACTTTTATGCTTCAAGGACTAAAATCTTGTATAACCCAAATGAAAAATTGAGAGTTGCATCAATCTTGATCTTAACAAGCAGTCTATTCGACTTCCAATCATCAAACATATACCTTCTCTTGTTTATCACATCTTTACAACAATCAAATCTGAAAGTAAGTACAAAAGAAAGACCAAAGACGATCATATACATCAAAAAATCATCGGCGAAATAACGACGTTTTTATATAATCTAAGCAAGACATCATTCAGGGaaaaactttttcttgaagttatTCCAAGCATACAAGCATTCAGGATCAAGGTCTACTTTACCTTGCAAAAAGATTTTATCCGAGCTAGCTATGATAGTGCTCAATGCCAAGTTCCCGTTCACTTTCCCACGACCAACCAACCAATTATACATTGCAAACCTCAACTTAATCTTCTGAATTGAGTGTGCTAAAAACGCAGGAAACGTAACTAATGAAGATACATTATAACCTAATTCATTTACGAAAAAATCTAACTTCATTTCAATCACCTCTTTTGTCTGGTTAATAACTTGAGGTGCTAACCTAACCATTTCTGTGACGTTTTCACGGCTTAAACCAGCGTTGACCAAACAGTCAAACCTCTCCTGAAGTTCCCCACCATTGCCTCTAAATAACTTCAGAGCTTTAGTCATTTCGCTAGAGTTTTCAACAAATCCTAAATCCATCAAAAATCTAATCTTTTTCTGGGACATTTCATTCTTTGCGTTTGGTAATGCCTTCACCTTTTTCCCAAGAACCCAATTCTTCAACTCTTGTGGGTTTTCTTTTatagtgtcacaaaggcgttttTTCCCACAATTTAATGAGTTTAGTAAGCTCCTAACAGTTTTTAGCGTGCAAGAACCGAGAACAGCTGGATTGGTGCGTATGATATTTGCAGCATCATCAGCATCCATCTCAATTGCAAGAAGGAAATCATAAGATTTCTTCAAATTCGACAGAAATGTTTGAATCTTGATTTGTGGGAACTGCTTAAACATTGATAATTTGTTATCAACAGAAGCTCCAAACTTTATCAAAAACACGACCAATGAAATAGTTTTAGCTCCCGAATCTTCCATTAAAACCATAGGATTTTTGTTTAATAACTCTCTTATATCCTCATTGCTAAGACCAAATTTCTTAATCAAATACAAAGTTTCAAGAATCCTGCTCCAACTATAAGTATTTTCCTCCAGGATGTTCTCTTCAAACCAACTATTTACAATCCCGGCGTTCATTAACATTTCTAAAACCTTCATGAAATCcttaattactaaaatatcCGGGCATGACATCACGAGCTTAACAACACTAGGTTGACTGAAACCCTTTGCTTCAAAAAACTCAAGCACTGCTAACAATCGCCCATGATCATATCTAAAAACGTCACGAGCACCCATATAAATCCTTCCTACTTTATCAGGGGACACACCATACTCACATAACACATGATAATTCGATAACAGCCTTTGATCATCAACTAAATAGATCATATCGCGCGGCAAAAGTGAAGCATACTCACAAGGCTTCAACCCCATACTCTCAAAAAAAGGCTCAAACTCGTTAATCGGATGGTAACAAAGCAACCTTCTTAAAGACTGTTTAACATCCTTCTCATTTTCCACATCTTTCAACAACTTTTCAAGAAATTCAGGTGAATTTCGACTAATATTTTCTGCATCCGAATACTGCAAACTTCTTGTAGAGTGCAAGTATTCAATCAGAACATCTTGTGCTTCTACAACACTATTGTTTTCTTCATCTAAATCATTTGACTTATTTTGAccattttttaattcataacaTGCTTTTTTACCATAAAACCTATGGTTAATGTGGGTAGTACCCAAAAAACCTCCTGGGCACCATACACCGCTTTTGCCGGGATTGAGTATTCTTGTTGTAGCGGTTTTTACGGGGTTTAGATTATTTTTAGCCAAATTTGAAAATGCCCATTTGAAAGTAGAAAACGTTCTAACCTTTGAAAGATTGTTCatgataaaaagattaaatcttgaaaaaaaagattataaagaTCTATAAAGATTGCATTTTTACAAGGAATAATTGTATCTAAAGATTTGTATAATTTAAATCTAACCTTCAATTGCAGATGTGAAAAATTCAGAGCTCCAAATTTAAGTATTATACAGCAAGTTGAACAGAGCTGGGAttttagttagggtttttgGTATTCTGGCCTGTGGCGTAGGGTTTTTGCAGATGGTGGCAAATGCTTATGCTATGAAACGTTAGGGGTACATAAGGATAATTATGTTTTCTTTGAGGGGTGTAATGATTATCTTGATTATCTTTACacattcaactttttttttttttttttttttttttaataattgcaatatttttaatcacTTCACTTTGATACAATAATTGTTTTAACTACTTGATTTTGAAAGGATATAATCCTAACTTTAACACAATAATCATTTTAACCATTTAACTTTTATCTTGAATGATTTaatcatttaatattaaaaccATTTTACATAATTTCTTATCAAATCGATAAAAACACTTAACTTTAGTCAGAATTTatgcttttatctttttaaaccTTCAACTAAATTAAGGCTGACAATATTCAATTTGAACAAGTAATAACCCATAAACCCATAAGCTCATGTAATATGTTTGAAATATGAAACTAATATATGAGGTTGACGGCTTAATTTTAGGTTAAACATGTCACATGAGTATATGGAATGTGGGCTATTACGGGTTGAATTGTCAACTTAGTTCAGTTGAAGGTTTAAAGGGTAGAAACACTAATTTGACTAAAGTTTAATGTTTTTACCATTTTGAATAAAAGTAAAgttatttaattgatttttgGACAAGTTGGTTTCAGATCAAGACATGATATATGAGATCACGGATTGTAAGTTATTGCGGCTTGAATTCCGTCAACCCTAGTTCAGTTGAAGCTTTAAGATGTAAAAACATTATCTTAGATAAAGTTAGTGTTTTtactattttaaataaaagttaagttATTAAAACGCTTATGGTTTTAAAGTTAGACGTTTAAatcattcaaattcaaaattaaatggTTAAAACGATTATGACGGCAAATATGTCAGCATATATTTCATTTGTGTTGGTTAATAATAgccatataaaatattttatattatgcatttgaaaatcatgttaaatgattttattttttcccttcccatttttttgctttttttaataacaaaaactaaagaaaacagTGCAAGGAAAAAACAATTATTTGTGAATgttgaaaacaaaaacaaaaaaaaaagttaacagaACAGGTTTTAACATTCAAAAGAAGTAAAAAgctgctgttctaaaaaaaaaaagaagtaaaaagcCAATTACGTTTGTGTTATCTGAAAACGATTTTCATTAAGAGGCACAAAAAGTGAATTTTGAAATTGTGCCTAGGGGCTGGAGTTTGAGACTTCAAAGTTCTTAAACCCTTTAAAACTCCTGGTTAATTTCGCcaaaaaaaacaatgatttaGAGATTATAATAACAGCACAAAACCAcaagaactttttttttaatggcaagTGTTAGATGTTAATAGTTCGAACCCCAACATGATATCCAAGGTGGTAGTATGCTGAAAGTTGGAATTCGCGCACTCTTGCAGAACAAGAGCGATATAAACCAATATGCAAAAATTCTACAAGCTTCTCTATTTCCTAAACTTTACAATAATAATTTTCTCAAGCTATCTGCAAGAAACTTTTTTCCTATCTGGAGGTTGACCTGAGGCATAGGTTCCGCTCTACTTGCCACATGCCCAAATTTTAGTGTAATAGTAGGGATAAGTGGCCAATCTTGGGGGTAGTGCAGCAGAAGGTTCCATGGTATCTTTGCGTTGAGTGTATGAAATCTGGGATTGGATGGAGTATGGCAGTGGGGAGGGGGAGGGTGATTGTTGGTTAATTGCACCAGGATAAGCGTAGCCCACATTAAGGTGTGGCTTTGGATACCCAGCAATGTGTACAGGAATAGGAATAATTCCTCTTGGTGCCGGCACCACTTTGTTCTCGAGGGTATCTGCATGTTTTACTGTGATGTTTCTGCCCTGCACTCATGAAACCGATTTTATATTAGTAATTCCATTACAGTAGTAGCATGATGCTCTCATTTGCTAGTTCTTTTCGTTTTGGAGCGTGTTTCACTGCACTAAATCTCATATGTACCCACTTTTATATACATACTTCTAAAAAAATGGGTAAAACGTTTGCACCTACAAACGTCTACCTTTATAACTACGAACAAATGTTAAAGATACTTTGTATGCACACATAAAAATGTGCAAGTGCGAACAAAGTGGCATAATTTAAGCACCTTTTAAAATGTAGGAAGTATgtacaaataatatatttgttgtagtgttttcaTGCGGTGTGTACGAGGGTGGTTGTCAGCAGAGACATGATTTCATAATCTGGGTAGATAAACTTGgaataaacaaaaattgtaCAAATGAAATCTTACCCCAAACATCTTTTGTGGATCATCAATAGCGTTCTTTGCAGCCTCTACAGTCTTGTAAGTAATGAAGCCGAAACCACTTGAGATGAAGCATGCAAAAGAGCAAAAACTTTTAcgtattttaataaaacaaaatattttattttcagaAACACAATAAACAACCCactctttattttattatagtCATCACTATATTGATGGATACATTTGTGAAGAATTATATACCGTGATTTGTTTATATCTTTGACATATGCAACTGAACCTTCTTCTATATCACCATGCTTTTTAAAGAAACCGAGAAGCATCTCACTTGTAATTTCAGGAGACAAACCGCCAATAAAAAGCTTCCTCTGTGCTAGATCAGTACCAGTCGTGCTACTAACACCTTCACAAGCTAGGGTGCAAACAGCCATTCGGCCCTGAGATAGAACCATATATGAGCAACTAAAGGAATTGAAATGAAGCATAATATGTCCCTGGCCTATATCATGAGGTGCACTACACAgtaaaggtggcaaaatgggcagcTTGGGTGATGGGTCAAAACGCCAAACTCCTAGTAGCAGGTCATCATGGCCAAATCAATCATCGCCCCTCAACCAAAG is drawn from Erigeron canadensis isolate Cc75 chromosome 9, C_canadensis_v1, whole genome shotgun sequence and contains these coding sequences:
- the LOC122582876 gene encoding transcription termination factor MTEF18, mitochondrial-like, translated to MNNLSKVRTFSTFKWAFSNLAKNNLNPVKTATTRILNPGKSGVWCPGGFLGTTHINHRFYGKKACYELKNGQNKSNDLDEENNSVVEAQDVLIEYLHSTRSLQYSDAENISRNSPEFLEKLLKDVENEKDVKQSLRRLLCYHPINEFEPFFESMGLKPCEYASLLPRDMIYLVDDQRLLSNYHVLCEYGVSPDKVGRIYMGARDVFRYDHGRLLAVLEFFEAKGFSQPSVVKLVMSCPDILVIKDFMKVLEMLMNAGIVNSWFEENILEENTYSWSRILETLYLIKKFGLSNEDIRELLNKNPMVLMEDSGAKTISLVVFLIKFGASVDNKLSMFKQFPQIKIQTFLSNLKKSYDFLLAIEMDADDAANIIRTNPAVLGSCTLKTVRSLLNSLNCGKKRLCDTIKENPQELKNWVLGKKVKALPNAKNEMSQKKIRFLMDLGFVENSSEMTKALKLFRGNGGELQERFDCLVNAGLSRENVTEMVRLAPQVINQTKEVIEMKLDFFVNELGYNVSSLVTFPAFLAHSIQKIKLRFAMYNWLVGRGKVNGNLALSTIIASSDKIFLQGKVDLDPECLYAWNNFKKKFFPE
- the LOC122581199 gene encoding UBP1-associated protein 2C-like isoform X1 produces the protein MDDLAKRKLEESTKNNNGESKEKLRSLLDPLAKTQLVELLSKLGCQYPFIAEEIKGVASADPANRKLFVRGLAWNTTTENLCAAFLEHGEIEEGVVIVDRTSGKSRGYGFITYKDIDSTRRALEAPIKLIDGRMAVCTLACEGVSSTTGTDLAQRKLFIGGLSPEITSEMLLGFFKKHGDIEEGSVAYVKDINKSRGFGFITYKTVEAAKNAIDDPQKMFGGRNITVKHADTLENKVVPAPRGIIPIPVHIAGYPKPHLNVGYAYPGAINQQSPSPSPLPYSIQSQISYTQRKDTMEPSAALPPRLATYPYYYTKIWACGK
- the LOC122581199 gene encoding UBP1-associated protein 2C-like isoform X2, producing MRSLLYPLARTQLVDLLSKLGCQYPFIAEEIKGVASADPANRKLFVRGLAWNTTTENLCAAFLEHGEIEEGVVIVDRTSGKSRGYGFITYKDIDSTRRALEAPIKLIDGRMAVCTLACEGVSSTTGTDLAQRKLFIGGLSPEITSEMLLGFFKKHGDIEEGSVAYVKDINKSRGFGFITYKTVEAAKNAIDDPQKMFGGRNITVKHADTLENKVVPAPRGIIPIPVHIAGYPKPHLNVGYAYPGAINQQSPSPSPLPYSIQSQISYTQRKDTMEPSAALPPRLATYPYYYTKIWACGK